A region of the Callithrix jacchus isolate 240 chromosome 5, calJac240_pri, whole genome shotgun sequence genome:
cacctgtaattccaacactttgagagaccaaagtgggtgaattacttgaggttaggagttcaagaccagcctgctcaatatggtgaaaccctgtcgctactaaaaatacaaaattagccaggccatggtggcatgtacctgtaatcccagctccttgggaggctaaggcaggagaatcacctgaacctgggaggaggaggttgcagtgagccaatatcgcaccattacactccagcctgggtgacaagagcaaaaattcatctcaaaaaaaagataatccatttataaattttaaaaagttttaaaaacaaagagcTTGCAATAGGCACACAGCCACTCAGCTGAAGACATCTTCTAGGTTGTCTTTCCAGGTGATGGGGCCATGAGACTAGGCTTTAACCAGTGGGCTGAGAGTTAGAGTGATTTTTGCCGTTCTGCTTTTAGGAATTGATGGcagattatatttttcaaaggtGACCACAAAAATATCTCCTACCTCATGTGTGATTCTACAGTGGGGTCTATGTCCCCTCTTCCTAAATGTGAGGACACTTGTGACTGCTGTGACCAACAGAGTATGGGGTATGATGCCATGTGACTTCGGAAGCTGGGTCACAAAAGTGATTGTCACGAGTTAAATGGAGTCCCCCCtgaaattcatacattgaagtcctaactcctagtacttcagaatgtgaccttcttTAGAAATgagactggccaggcacagtggctcatgcctgtaatcgtagcaatttgggaggccgagataggcagatcacgaggtcaagagattgagaccatcctggccaacacggtgaaaccctgtgagctgggaatggtggcacacacctgtagtcccagctattccggatgctgaggcagaagaattgcttgaacccaggaggcggaggttgcagtgaaccaagatcgtgccactgcactccagcctggtgcctggcaacacagcaagactccgtctcaaaaaaaaaaagaaatgggatcaccacagatataattagttaagatgaggtcatacgaCAGCACGTGAGCCCCTAATCCCATAGGATTGGTCTCCTttgaaaaggggaaatttggacacagaaacagacatgcacagagggaAGACGATGTGAGGAGACACAGCTCAGACACCCACCTTCAAGGTAAGGAGAGAATTCTGGAACAGATCAGAAGGAACCAACTTGCCAACAGCACCTTCATTCACTCAGTCTGCGATTCtttattatggcagccccagcaaaTTAAACAGCAATATCACCTTCAACTGATTCTCTTGAAACACTGTAGTCAAGAGACAAGTTACCATATAAGTCCAACTACCCCAGAATATCAGGCTGGAGAGGCCACATGTAGGAACAAAGGTCAACAGCCCGGGCCGAACTCAGCCGGCACCAGCATGGGAATGAGTTTTCTCAGGCATCAGCCCAGTGGATCCTTTAGATAACTGCAACCCTGCTAACTTCTGACTATATATCCGCACCTGAGACTCAAAGCAAGAATTGCAGAGTCGCGCACTTCGTGATCCTAACCCACAAAATCCTGAGTGATATACAATGGTTGTTTGAAGCTGCCAAGTTTTAGGATAACTTATTATAAACATAGTAACCAGAGTGCCtacctttcccttccctccctcgcCACTGGCCGGGACACAGATGAGGTCATGGTGGGCTGTCTTCAGTCCTGTAAATGACATAgatgagggagtggggaagccaCAAATGAGGAGCCTGGGCTCTTGGATGCCCTTATGGAGCAGAGCTGCCAATTCCCCAGAGGCCATTCACATTTCatggaagagaaataaatttccatcttgTTTAAACCACTGTTAattccatctgttttttttttaagccaaatcAGTATCCTAGTAATATGATATACACAAAACTAACAGCTCAGTGTCTAGCACATAAATAAATGCCTTTTGGAAAAGGTAATTATTGCTATTGTCATTATCATGatactaataataattattaataatattattgcCCTACACTGCTCAACATGCCTCAAAATGAACATGAGGTGGACCCATGTCACTGATGGTCAATGAGACACATCAAGCTGAGCAGAAATTGTCTGTGGTCATACCTAATTCACACCAGGTCTCTCTTCCATCTGCCTTAAACTGACTACAGTTCTCCCAGGCAGACCAACAGACAGGGGATCATGGACACCAACTCACAGACACATCCTCCCACTCCCGACCCACACAATGAACCAAAGCTCCCAGCAGCCACTGCGTGCTCCCGTCACACCTGTCCTGTTGCAGGAGAGAAGACAGAAGGCAAAACAGATAGAAAGTGGGTTAGAGATAATAATGAGTGTGGAAAGAGAGCCAAAGAAACTTACTCCCAAGAAATCAGGCaaggcttccaggaggaggtgACCACTATTCTGAGAGTATCTGCCAggctgaagagagagaaagggttcTGCAAGCAGGGCAAGTGGCCTGGGCAAAGGCACAGAGCACCAGAATCCACATAGCTGGTGACCTaccccttcctcctctgcctcacCCTTTCAGCTCTACCTCAGGGAGGCTGAAGGGCAGCACAGGGGAGGGTGGGTGTCAGAGCCCTGTGGCCCCCAAGGGACCGGGGCCCAACAGGGACCTCCTCTGCAGCTATGGCAGTCAGCTTTAGACTATTCTCTCCTTCCAGAACCATTGAACTGCAAATAGTGCTTAAAAATCCTGATCGTTGCATGGATGCCCTCAGCCTTCCTGTCCTTTTTACCCTTTCTGGGTCAGGGGCTTTGACCTCAATCTGATTTTCCCCCTCATCTCCTAGTCCCCTGCTTCAGTTTCGGGCAGGTTTTGCTGAActggaggcccaggagagagCCAACAGATACAGGAGGCTGTGTCCGAGGAAGGAGACATAGGCCCTTCCtttctgaggcccagggagggagaCAGGACAGAGGCATAGACAGAACTCTCCGTGAACAGAGCAGAGGCCCCGAGAGCTGGGCAGCCAGAGAGGGCAGGAAGAGTGCAATTGGGCAATCAAGGCAAACCTCttggaggaaaggggaagggaagggtggaTGTCAGGGGAGATCAGCATGCAGGTGGGCTCTGGAACAGGTGCAGAGTGGTGAGGGATTCGAGCTGGACTCCAGTTTAAACATCCACAGCGCCTTTAGGCTTCAGTAGCTAGTCCAAGGGAGGAGGGTACCCGGGAGGGTGTCCCTATGGCCTTGTCACTAGGAAAGGACTGTTAGTGATTTATCCACTCAGTGTGAATTCAGCAAGATGGGGAGGGTGGTTTCTTAGGGATAGGGCAGCCTCCACACTCCCCTCCCATTGCTCCTCTGCTCCCGGAAAGGGGGACGGCAGAAATGACCTGCCTCTcagccagcacacacacagccatcTCACTCCCACATGGCTCATCCTCCACTGCCCCATTTCGGACCACACTTCACCACCAGCCACTCCAGCCCTGGGCACTAGTAATACAGCTCCTAGGGAAGCGCCCGGGTGTGTTGGTGcccgccccgcccccccccaCCGTCTTTGGCTTCACGGGGTAAGGGAGGGACAGCCCTGTCCCCATCTACTCTCCTAGGCTGCCAGCAGACTCCTATCCACTCTCCCCGCCCCTTCTTCCCCGAGCTCCATCCACCCCTGTCCCCACTCTACCAGAATTCCTTCCAGCAGTCCCTGGTCTGGGCGCTGTCcagctccaggctgggtgatcgAGTCTTCCCTGAGCTCAGAGCAGAGGGAACCCCGCCGCCCGCCCCAGCCTTGTCCTGGAGCGCCTCTGTCCGAGTGGGTTTTCTCTTCCCTGACCCCCACGCCTCCACCCTCCACTTCCAGCGGACGCCACCTCCactaaggagaaaggaaaagaaatacaaaggcaCACATTCCGTTTCTGTAGAGTTTGCTCTTTATTTTAGGACCAGGGAAGGACTACATACAGCCCTCCAGCCCAGGGGGCGGGGGCAACGAGACGCAAACGAAGGGCCGCACCCGAACCCAGACCAGACGCCGCTATCGGGAGGAGGAATCCGGGTTTCTGGGTTCCGGAGTGCATATGCAAATGAGGAGGGCGTGGTCGGCAGAACTCCCAGGAGGCCTCGGGTGTCCTCACCACTGGTCTGCGCCCTTTGACCTGGACAAGCAAAGGAAAAGGAATTGGATCTGGGGAGGCGAGCCTAGGAGACTTCGTAAACGAAGTTGCCAGAGTGGGGCCGGGCCGCGCTCTCAGAAGCAGGATGTGTGGTGAAGGGGGCGCTTTTACCGCGACCTGACGTAGCGGTCCTCGCCGTCGGGGAAGAACGTTTTGGCTAGGAGCGCTTCCGGGCTGTCTCGTTTCCCATacctgggggcggggcggggagggagggCGTGGTCAGACCTGGCCACGCCCCCAGGTGGAGCGGGGCCGCAGGTGAGAGTCCCAGGGGTCCCGCTGCGCCCGCTCCGCTCCTGCGCTCACCGCTGCCGGGTGACCAGGTTGAGGTAGTGGCGCAGGGAGGCGTAGTAGCGACTCAGCTCCTCCGGGGAGGCGTCTTCGCCGGGAGCCTCCGGTTTGATGGGGTAGGCATCGACAATCGCCCCCAGGCAGACAAGCAGGGCCAGAAGCACTGTGACCAAGGCGGGCCACGGCCTGCGCACCAACACCATCTGGGAAGGCGACACTGGGGCGTGGGTCATTCCGAGCCTCGACGCTTCACGGCAGGAGGCTGCGGCTGCCGTCTGGGCAGCGCTCCAGCGCTCTCCCTGTGGCTGGTGCCTGACCAAGGCACCTGTGTGTTCTCAGGCACTGCACctgattcagtttcctcatctgtcagagGGGCGTTAAGCTctgcctgcctccccaccccacccccgctgCTGCCCAGAGAGGTAGATGGAAGAAGAGGGCTCTGCTGTCAACGGGACTCCTGGCCTCCTTCCCGTCTCCGATGGCCCCCTCCAATCCAGTTTCCCACCAGTCACCCCCGGctgccaccaccccagcctcagtttccccacaaaACAGCCTGGGTTTCCCGGGACCAGACCATGCTTGAGCCCCCAGCCGCTTACAGCGATAGCTCGTGAAGCAGATGAGCAAGAGATGGAAGGCGAGGGAAGTCCCAAGGGCTGCACTCCCGCAGGTCAAGCCGAGGTCTCCTCTGCTCAGCGCTTTCCTTGCGGGGCTTATATCCCCGCCTGGAAAGGGAGGGGGAGTATCAGGAGGAGGGGGAGCCAGCAGGGCGTGggcccttcttcctccctccttccaccccgCCAGATCACTGAGCTTATACCCAGCCAGTACGTGAGTTTATAACCAGCCAACACCCCGCAAGAGCTCAGGGGGCAGCTGCCATGCTCAGATTCGGGGTCCCATTGGATGGGTTACCCAGCATGAACCCATGTTCACCCCACAGCCCCCAGTGGCAGGTCTAGCCTCCCGAGGAAGTGAAGTGGTTGGAGCTAGACTCCTGGGCAGGCCCTAGGACCAGGATTGAGATTCTATCTTCCCTAGCCTGTCAGTTAGTGGGAGTAGAGTGGGAGTGTggacacatttcctgtgggaCCTATGTCCTCTCTTTCCAAAAGACAACCCTTTTCAGCCTCTGCTCAGTAATACCGTGAAGAAGGGCTGAGGACTGACAGGACCTCTGGGGGAAAGTCTTTCTcctggaggcaggggtgggagcaCATGACCTTGGCTCCTAACATGCAGTTTATGTGTCCTGGGGTACCGGCCCTTCTGAACACTCCATTGTGTCCTCTCTACTAAAGAGCTGgaaaagaggcaggaggaggcagaaCAGAAGCCAGTCCCCCCCCAACCAGAGGCAGCTGAGTCGGCCACCTGTGTATCCAGCCTGGCACACACAGACCCCGGTCCAGCCATGCGTGGCATACAGCCCCCTCCCAAGGCAGAGTCTCTTCACCCCTATGCAGGCGTCATTCAGGGCACAGATGTTTTCTGGGCCTGAGTGATGCCAAGGATtcccaggcacatgccactgtccccagcccatGCCAGTCTCCACTGGGCTCTGAAGCCCAGATCCTTTGAAGGAAAGGACTCgtgtttattaagcacctatcTGCACCAGGTGGTGCATAATTTCAAGCATCACAAGACGGTGAGGTGAGTTtatctccattttccagatgagcaaactgaagcTTTGAGAGGTGATAGAGCAGCCAAGCTCACCCACGATTCACACAGGAAAAGGAGGGTGAGGCAGATCGCAGGAAGAGGACCTCTCCGTCATGAGGGCAGAAAGGCTGAGCACCTGGAGTAGCCATGGGGCACCAGAGGCAGGCCTGGGAGCAGAGACCCAAAGACTGAGTCTGGGGCCCACCACCCACtctgagaggccagggcaggggaAGGGCCTCCAGACTGCCAACTCCCTCAAACCCACCCCTTCTCTCCTGGAGGAGAGAAGGCTGTGCGAAGGTCTCCCCATAAAGCCCTTCCAGCTTCCTCTCCCTGGCCTGGCCAGACCTCCAGTACTTCTAGATGTCCCATCAGCATCCCCTTGGTTCTGAGCCAGCTCCTCTAACCCCAGGACAGATGGCTGTGGGTGCTATTTTTAGAGCTCTCCTGAGATGGGGAGTTCAGGGCTCCTGCAGTCACCCTTTTATGAGTTCAATCACCTGCATTCTCCGGAAATGGCTGCTTATCAGCCAGTGAGGCCCCATGGGACTGTACATCCCAGGAAGCACCAGGGTGCCCTGCTGAGCATGGAGGTGGAAGAGGACACCAGGACAAGGGGACATAGATCCTGCCCTTGGAGGGAGGAGAAAAAGCATTCTTCTTAGGGAGCCCTCATCCAAGGGGCAAGGCACAACCCTGTCCTTGAAGAACCCCAGTCTCAAAGGAGAGATGTGGCCATGTAGTAGAGGAGCCCCAGTCTGAGGGGTTCCCAGAACATAGATACAGAGCGACAGAGATAGACTTTGTCCTGTTGGGAGGGGAGACAGCAGAAATCAAAGAATTTCACTCCTGTGGGAAGACAAGAGACAGGTGCTCACCCTAGGATGGAGGGGGCAGCAGGGGTTGGTTAGGACATCTGTGATCCCAGGGGTCAGGGCCCAGAGAAGGACCCTGAAGGGGGCAAGGATACTAGAGAGTAGGGGGCTGTTTGCTCTTCCGACCCTGCAGCACTAACCATGGAGGTGATGGGTTTCTAGAACACCGATTCGGGGCAAAGAGATGGAGACTGTGAGATGTCCAGGGAATCTGACATCTGGAACCCGTCATGTCCTGGAATCCCATCATGTCTTGGGGTATGTGGGGTCCAAGGACAgatgggaagagaggagagacatTGTAGAAGCTAGAGGGCATGGAGTGGCCTGAATTCGGGCTACAACCTCTGAAAAAGTCACTTCCTCATTTATAGCCAAAGTAAATGGGCCCCTAGGTGGTCTCAGTGTGTACCAGGAGCCAGCCTCACACATCCCTGCAAACCGTCTCTATCCATCATACTCCCTTCCTCTAATCTCAGTCCCCAATTACAGGGCAAGCTGATTATTTCATTAATCACCACCTCCTCATTGAAGAGCTTATTAACTTGTTGATTAGCGATGAGGATGCCTCAGCCTTCGATCAGTGGGCTCAGCCACCCCCTCATCCATACACCCACACCCATCATTAATGCATGACTCAGGGCTGTGAGACTTGTCTGGGGTGTGGGGGGCTAACAACTCTGACGGGGGGGAAACTTCGGAAACAATTGTTTTTTGTAGATGTGAGACCAGGATCTACCTCCAATTTGTCCTTGAAGGGTAGGGGACAGAAGCAAAGGGCTCCCTGGGTCCCCATTCTCAGAGCACCTTTCAAGGCCACTCCAAGTCAGTGAGACCATGGACCTGGACCCCAGCCACCAACCATTCCCCTTGTCCAGTGGGTTCAAGGGCCACTCATCAAGATGGTGTGGCCTCTGCCACATCACCCCATCATCCACCCAGCTGTACCCACTCCCCACAAAAAAGACCTCTCTTTGATTACCATGCACTGTGCAGCACTGGTCCACTGCCTTCCACCCTCAGGCATTTTCTCACACCAAGGTTCCTGTAAACAGCAGGTTGTTATAAACCAAGAGTAATTCAATCCTCATTCAATAAGCACTCATTAAGTCTctgctgtgggccaggcactgaTCTAGACACTGGGATAGAACAACAGACAAACGGGCAAAATCCTTGCCCACATCGATCTCACATTGTAGTgacaggaaatagaaaataaataaataaatatggaggccaggtgcagtggctcccagcactttgggaggcagaggcaggtagattatctgaggtcaggagttagagaccagcctggtcaacatggtgaaaccccctttctactaaaaatacaaaaattagccaggcacactggcacatgcctgtaacccagctactcgggaaactgaggcagtagaatggtgccactgcaccccagcctgggtgacagaatgagactctgtctcgaatgaatgaatgaatgaatgagcatggAATATGTCTGATAAGcactatagaaaaaaaatcagagccaCGTgtagtggctcacctctgtaatcccagtgcacTGGGAGACCatggtaggaggatcacttgagcccaggaagggaggaagcaaacCGTGAAGCTACATTGGGAAGGGTGGAGGGGGAGAGGGTGTATGAAACAGCGATGCCAAGAAGGAAGCGATTTTCATGTTTTATGGTGGGAGTTCTCCTAGGAGCCCTCCCTCTTAGCTGAACCTTCTGCAAAACACAGTAACAAATACCTGTGGCCTGGTGCACATGCCAAGACTCAGCCTTCACTCTAGAGCAGAGGTAggtaaattctttctgtaaagGACCCGAGAGTAGATCTTTTAGGCTTGTGGTCCATACAATCTCTGTTGACACTGTTAGGCTCAGCCAATGTAGCTTGAAAGCAGCCACTGAATATATCAAAAAAagaatgggcatggtggtgcttcaGTAAATCTTTAACATCTTTACAGATGTTAGtttgaatttcacataattttcatGTCATAACATTTTTGGGGGTTTATTTCAACTGCTTACAGATTCAaccacttttaaattatttttattattattgagctCAAGGGGTCCTCTGGCCTCAGTCACCCAAAATGCTGAggttatatgcatgagccactgtgcctggcctaaaaggcacttttttttttttttttaatagagtcttgctgtgtcacccaggctggagtgcagcagcgtcaTCTCAGCttattacaacctctgcctcctgagttcaaaagattctcctgactcaacctcctgagtagctggggttacaagcatgcaccaccacacccagccaatttttgaatttttagtagagacgggtttcaccatgttagccaggctggtctcgaactcctgacctcaagtgatccgcctgccttggcctctcaaagtgctgggattataagtgtgagctgcCAGTCCCTAAAACACATTTtaacccacagaatgtacaaaaGCAGGCCCACAGGGCCAGAGTTTGCTGACCTCTgggctagaaaagcaagaactcAGCTACTTCTGGGTTGAGTTGTCTGTTTACCAAGAGTCTGTCAGATGTGTCCCTAGTTTGTTTATGCCAGGTGTGTTTGTCATTGTAATCCTAGAATTAAATATTATAGAAATTGATGAAATATGAGTGCATAAAGAATTGTTTCCCTGCAAACTACGCTACATCCTTTGAAAGCAATACTCAATGAGAGTTGCTGACATGTTGAATTAGATGTGAAAGATAAACTATTCAGGGAAAACCCTAAAAATCTAGAAGTATGCTATATCACATTGCTTCACCAGGGTCTTTAAGTTTAAAGAAATTGGAAATAATAGGTGATTAATTCTAGGATTGTGGATGTGATTTATGCAAGAAAATCAAAGGGGGATTTGAGTCAAGATCCTCAAAGAAAAATTAGTGCCTGAATGTGAATTTTTATGTTTGAGGTCGAAGCAAAGTGACTAAGACCtgtatgtgtctgcttttatgacTGCCCACTTAAACTGACTTTTTCAAGGCTGGTCAATAACTCAGACCTGCTTAGGGCTTCTccattactttatatttttccaatatagtttgaatgttttaCAGGATATTTCTATTTAATGGCTTAAATAACAAccaagaaatctttaaaaaacaataaaaataggctgggcacaatggctgatGTCTGTtattcccgcactttgggagaccaaggtggacggatcacctgaggccaggagttcgagaccagcctggccaacatgttgaaaccctgtctctactaataatacaaaaattagtttttgtatttttaaaaatacaaaaattaggtgtggtggtgcatgcctgtaatcccagctacttgggagtctgaagcaggagaattgcttgaatcaaggaagcggaggttgaagtgagccgagatcacaccactgcacttcagtctgggtgacagagggtgactccatctcagaaaataagtaaataaataaacataaaaataaaatgctagtgTGTGTTGTGAAGCCTGAAATTAGCTAGTGTGAGGGTCCCTGGGCTCCAGCTCCTGGAAGCTCTGTGCCTATCCCCTCCACGAGTGCTCCTGTTCTCAGGATGAGCTCCTGTTTGAATCTAAAACTTTTTCAAGGGTCCAACAGTCTCAAAAGGCCACTGATGCAGAAACTCAAGTCCTGAAAGAGGTATGGATTCAGGGAGAAAATGTTCTGACCTAGTTCGGACACAGTCAGCTCCCTGTATCTTTCTGGCTCCTGGTATCTGATGCAGTGCTGGCACACGGTGGGCTCCTAGGTTATTGAATCAATCATCTACAAGAGAACATGTTAGCTAAAATATTAGTGCACCTGCCTTCATAGAGACCAAATAGCAGTAGTTTACATACCATAGATGTTTATCTCTCTCATGTAAGGGTCCAAGTTGGCAGCCAGCAGGTAGGGTGCCTCTGATCTACAAGGAGCCCCAGCACCATCTATCTTCTTACTTCAAGAATGTGCCCCCATCCACATGGTTTAAGAATGtttattaggctgggcacagtggctcgttcctgtaatccccgcattttgggaggccaaggcgggtggatcacctgaggtcagaagttggagaccagcctggccaacatggtgaaaccccatttctactaaaaatacaaaaaaaaaaaaaaaaaattagccaggcatggtggcaggtgcctgtagtcccagctactcagaagcctgaggcaggagaattgcttgaacctgggaggtggaagttgcagtgagccaagatcacgccactgcactccagtctgtgcaacagagcaagattctgtctgtctcaaaaaaaaaaaaaaaaaatagttttcattacCCCACATTCACACTCCAGGCCACAGGGATGAGAAACAAGGAAGTAGAGGGCAAGCATTTTGCCCTTTAAGAGTGTGGTGTGGTAGAGATCTGGCtctgactcacgcctgtaatcccagcactttgggaggttgaggcaggaggactacttgagcccaggaatttgagaccagcctgggcaacacagcagaaTCCTGTCTCAACCAAAacgatgaaaaataaaatagcctggtatggtggtaagtgcctgtagtcacagctacttgggaggctgaggcgagaggatcgcttgagcctggg
Encoded here:
- the PYY gene encoding peptide YY isoform X2 codes for the protein MVLVRRPWPALVTVLLALLVCLGAIVDAYPIKPEAPGEDASPEELSRYYASLRHYLNLVTRQRYGKRDSPEALLAKTFFPDGEDRYVRSR
- the PYY gene encoding peptide YY isoform X1, which translates into the protein MVLVRRPWPALVTVLLALLVCLGAIVDAYPIKPEAPGEDASPEELSRYYASLRHYLNLVTRQRYGKRDSPEALLAKTFFPDGEDRYVRSRSKGADQW